In Alcaligenes faecalis, the sequence GCGCCTCCTGGCTGCGTAATGCTTTGACGGCTGCAGCGTCCATCTGCCCGACTTGATCGCTTTGTTCCAGTCCCAGCGCTTGCCACAAGGTCTGGGCCTGATTCTCGGTGTGATCCCATTGCTCCACAGGTAGCAGGGCCGCGCGTTGTGCCAGCAACTGATGTTCCTGTTCCAGCTCTTCCAGGGTGACCGGGCCACGGGCCGGGTTTTTCAAACCTTGTACGGCTGCGGTGCGGAAAGCGGCCACGGTGTCAGGCACGAGGTCATCGCAATCGGCGGTCAGCCAGCGGTGTTTCCCGCCACTGGTTTGCCAGACCAAAGCACGATCCTTGGAGTCGTATTCTTCGACCCCGTGGGAGGCTTCAATCACTTCCGGGCCGGACATGGCCAGACGGCCTACGTCACTCATGATCAGGTGGTTGGTGCAGCGGGCCACAATGCCCATGCCACCAAAGCAACCGTTTTGCCCGCCGACCAAAGCAATTACCGGCACTCCGGCATTGCGCGTATCCAGCAAGGCACGCATCACTTCGGAGACGGCAATCAAACCGGCATTGGCTTCGTGCAAGCGCACACCACCGGACTCCAGCAGCAGCACCACGCCAGCAGGGCGTTCGATCATGGCGCGGCGCAGCAGTCCCACCAGCTTGGCACCGTGGACTTCACCCACACCACCACCCATGAATTCGCCTTCTTGCGCGGCCACATAAACCGTTTGCCCTTCCAGCAAGGCATGGCCGATGGCCACACCATCATCAAAGGAAGAGGGCACACCCAGTTGGGCCAAGTGAGGGCTGCTCAAGCGCTGGGCAGGGGGCAGCCATTCGTGAAAGCTGTTGGCGTCAAACAGAGCCTGGACGCGCTGGCGGGCAGAACATTCCAGATAACTGCTCATGACTGGGTTCCTTGTGCTTGGCTGCGTGCCAGTGCTTCGCTGGCGGCCTGGTCCAGACGCAGGCTGACGACGGCAGGGGTGGCCCCCATATCGTTGATGTCGAAGTGGATACCGGCCAGCGGATGGCGCTGGTGAAAGTCCCGCACCACTGCATCCCAGATCGTGGAGAAACCGCGCGCCGAGGTATGAATATGGATGGTGCATTCGGGGCTGTCCTTGGGCTCGGCCAGCACTTCCAGATTGCCCGAACCCACCACGCCAACCAGCACAGGCTGGAAGGTGCCAATAGGCTCTTGTCCCTTGAAACTGTAGGCCAGGGTTTCCAGGCCGTGAGGAATGTTTGTCATCGTGATCTCCTAATGCAAATAGCGTGGCGGGCTCTTACCAGTTACGGAAGCGTGCCGGGGGTTGATACAGCCCGCCGGAGGCTTGAACCAGATCCCGCATGCTGCGTGCGGCCAATAGATTGCGTGTGGCCTGACGTGGGTCTATGCCCAGATCCTGAGGGCGACGGATGATGCCGCGATCGCGCAGGTTCTCCACCATGCGCGCATCTCGGCCCAGACCTACTTGTGTGTAGCCCGCAACGCCGCGTATGGCTTGCTCGCGTTCTTCGTCGGTACGGCACAGCAAGAGATTGGCGATGCCTTCTTCAGTCAGGATGTGGGTGACATCGTCGCCGTACACCATGATGGGAGGCAGATCCATGCCGGTCTGCTCTTGCAGGGTCCAGGCATCCAGAGTGTCCACAAAAGCGGGGGTCATGTGTTCGCGGAAGGTTTCCACGATTTGCACCACCAGCTTCTGACCACGCGGTGTA encodes:
- a CDS encoding biotin-independent malonate decarboxylase subunit beta, with translation MSSYLECSARQRVQALFDANSFHEWLPPAQRLSSPHLAQLGVPSSFDDGVAIGHALLEGQTVYVAAQEGEFMGGGVGEVHGAKLVGLLRRAMIERPAGVVLLLESGGVRLHEANAGLIAVSEVMRALLDTRNAGVPVIALVGGQNGCFGGMGIVARCTNHLIMSDVGRLAMSGPEVIEASHGVEEYDSKDRALVWQTSGGKHRWLTADCDDLVPDTVAAFRTAAVQGLKNPARGPVTLEELEQEHQLLAQRAALLPVEQWDHTENQAQTLWQALGLEQSDQVGQMDAAAVKALRSQEALS
- the mdcC gene encoding malonate decarboxylase acyl carrier protein, translating into MTNIPHGLETLAYSFKGQEPIGTFQPVLVGVVGSGNLEVLAEPKDSPECTIHIHTSARGFSTIWDAVVRDFHQRHPLAGIHFDINDMGATPAVVSLRLDQAASEALARSQAQGTQS